The following are encoded in a window of Colletotrichum lupini chromosome 3, complete sequence genomic DNA:
- a CDS encoding glycosyl hydrolase family 43, with protein sequence MHYSPGAPVLKSYNLVDWGYVGHSVPELIFGEEYYLNGSTSAYVGGIWASSLKYRESNGLFYWYGCIQSGGMKTWIFTASDPAGPWIAQPPIEECFYDLGVLVDDDDTMYVAYGRYNISVAQLSPDGLQPVRNEVVWVDPVRYLEGARFYHIGSSYYIWLTKPADGQHVLKADNPWGPYTNRTVLDRMASPIPNSGTPHQGGIVDTPDGDWWYMSFLDAYPSGRIPVLAPLTWDEEGWPQIVTDEAGGWGKTYPMPIETEKKVKAAGAYTDNFYSPVLSAEWAFNHNPDNSAWELDPDGLTLHTATITNDLYRARNTLAHRIQGPKSSGTFRLNLGNMADGDVSGVSIFRDESAYIGFRKEGGTLKLVAVHDLILSESSGWQTTSNGTIVATATESEVDLSGVADGSVDIYLRIVADVHPTFGVEADNPSQLLYSLDGENFTQLGPDYPLHNRWQFFLAFRFAVFNYATKSLGGSVVVKEFALDSVN encoded by the exons ATGCACTATTCTCCAGGGGCACCTGTGCTCAAGAGTTACAACCTTGTTGACTGGGGGTATGTGGGACACTCGGTACCTGAGCTCATCTTTGGAGAAGAGTACTACCTGAATGGCAGCACCAGTGCCTATGTAGGCGGCATTTGGGCTTCTTCCTTGAAGTACCGGGAAAGCAATGGCCTGTTCTACTGGTACGGGTGTATTCAGTCTGGCGGAATGAAGACCTGGATTTTTACCGCTAGTGATCCAGCGGGACCCTGGATTGCTCAACCCCCCATCGAAGAATGCTTCTACGACTTGGGGGTCCTTGTTGATGACGATGATACTATGTATGTCGCGTACGGAAGATACAACATCAGCGTCGCTCAACTCTCACCCGATGGGCTGCAGCCGGTCAGGAACGAG GTTGTGTGGGTCGACCCAGTACGATATCTGGAAGGAGCAAGATTCTATCACATTGGTTCCAGCTATTACATCTGGCTGACCAAGCCCGCGGATGGTCAGCATGTGTTGAAAGCAGATAACCCGTGGGGTCCGTACACCAATCGTACGGTTCTCGACAGGATGGCATCCCCAATTCCGAACTCCGGAACACCTCATCAGGGAGGCATTGTGGATACCCCTGATGGTGACTGGTGGTATATGTCATTCTTGGACGCGTATCCAAGTGGCCGCATCCCGGTTCTGGCACCGCTTACATGGGACGAAGAAGGCTGGCCTCAAATTGTTACGGATGAGGCCGGAGGCTGGGGCAAGACGTATCCGATGCCTATTGAGACGGAGAAGAAGGTGAAGGCAGCTGGAGCGTACACCGACAACTTCTATAGCCCTGTTCTCTCAGCCGAATGGGCTTTCAACCACAACCCGGACAACTCTGCCTGGGAGCTCGACCCTGACGGTCTGACACTGCATACGGCAACTATCACAAACGATTTATACAGAGCGAGAAATACTCTTGCCCACAGAATCCAAGGACCAAAGAGCAGCGGCACATTCCGACTGAATCTTGGCAATATGGCTGATGGCGACGTATCAGGCGTCTCAATCTTCCGTGACGAGTCCGCTTACATTGGGTTCCGCAAGGAGGGCGGCACTCTGAAGCTTGTCGCGGTTCATGATCTTATTTTGTCCGAGAGCTCTGGCTGGCAGACGACCTCCAATGGCACGATCGTAGCCACGGCCACTGAGTCTGAAGTCGACCTGTCGGGGGTTGCCGATGGTTCTGTGGACATCTACCTTCGCATAGTCGCAGACGTCCACCCGACCTTTGGGGTTGAGGCAGATAACCCGAGCCAGCTGCTGTACAGCCTCGACGGAGAGAACTTCACCCAGCTTGGACCGGACTACCCCCTCCACAACAGGTGGCAGTTCTTCCTAGCGTTCCGTTTCGCAGTGTTCAATTATGCTACGAAGTCTCTTGGGGGTTCAGTCGTGGTAAAGGAGTTCGCTCTCGATTCTGTAAATTAG